One Leptolyngbya sp. SIO1E4 genomic window, TACAGGCGTTAAGTCATCGTTAGCCAGGCAATATTGATAGAGGTCAATGCTTTAAGCGTCAGGATTATAAAAACTCTGCAAATTTTAGCCGGATTTGGGGACATTACGGTCGAGGATCCGCTAAAAAATAGGGAGATCATAAAATATGATCTAAATCAGGGAAATCTATCGTCTTAACTCTCTTCAGCCAAGGTCATTATTAAAATTTTTGACTTTCTACCATAATGGTGACGTTGATGCAGCCCCCAGTGTCTTCCACTTCGGCCGGTGATATTCTCATTGTGGATGACACCATCAACAACCTGAGACTGCTCTCAGATATGCTGTCTCAGTCAGGTTTCTGTGTGCGCAAGGCCATTAACGGCTCCATGGCTCTGACTGCTGTTCAAGCGAGCAAGCCTGACCTCATTTTGCTTGACATCAACATGCCAGGGCTAGATGGCTATGAGGTCTGCGATCGGTTGAAGCAAGATTTGGAAACCCAGGAAGTTCCGGTTATCTTTCTGAGCGCCTCAGATATGACGGAAGATAAAATCAAAGCCTTTAGGGTGGGCGGGGTTGACTATATTACTAAACCCTTTCACTCAGAAGAGGTGATTGCGCGTATTCAACATCAGCTTTTATTGAGTCAATTAAAGTCAGAGTTAAAGACTAAAAATCAAGAATTAGAAGATACGGTATCACAGCTTAAAGCCGCTCAAGTAGAGCTTGTTCAAAAAGAGAAAATGCTGGGATTAAGCCAGTTGATTGCAGGCATTTCTCACGAAATTAATAACCCCATGAGCTTTATCGTGGGCAATTTGGAGCCCGCAAGTCAGTACTTTTTTGATCTGGTCAACGTCCTCAATTTATATCGACAGCGATACCCGAATCCTGGAGAAGATATTGAAGCAGCGATCGCTCGGGCAGATCTGAATTTTATTATCGATGATTTTGCCAACGTGGTGAAATCGATGGAAACAGGCACAAGTCGCATCTGCGAAATCATTCAAGCGCTGCGCACCTTTTCCCATCAGGGAGAGGCCACCATTAAAACAATTAATTTGCATACCACCCTCGACAGCATTTTGGTGCTCCTGAAGCCGCGCTTGGGGGGGCAGGGGAAGCGACCCAGTGTGAACATCCACTGCAATTACGGCAAGCTACCCCTTGTCACCTGTGATGCCAGGCTGGTCAGTCAGGCCATTCTGCATGTGTTAGATAATGCCATTGATGCAATAAATGTTTTGTGGGAAGGACGGCAATTTTCGAAAGACATTCTCCATGCTTCTCGCCAAGAACCTGAAATTATCATCACAACCGATAGTCCACATCCAGGGCTGGCTTCGGTTTCAATCCGTGACAACGGTATCGGGATTGATGAGGAGATCAAATCTCGTATCTATGAGCCCTTTTTTACCACCAAGTCCGTCGATCAAGGCAATGGTTTAGGGTTATCGATTAGCTATCAAACTATCGTCAGCCAGCACCAGGGCAATTTATTTTTTACGTCATCTCCCCTTAAAGGAAGTGAGTTTACGATACAAATTCCAGCCGATCTCAAATCCTAAAGAGGCTGCCCTTTGGGGCTAGCCACACCCCGTAGCAAAAGGCAGAAAGCAGAAGGCAGAAGGCAGAAATCAAAACCTTGCTGCATAAGGATTCTAGGGAATCTGATTGTCCTAACTAGCATCTCAGGTGCAATAGGGTCTAGGGTTTGGGGTCTAGGGGAGTCCGCATTTGTGTTAGAACAGTCCAGATAACTCAACTGCTCTCTCATCAAGCGTTTCTATTCATCCTTCTGCTTTCATCCTTCTGCCTTTTGCCATAAACCCTGTCTCAGCCAAGATGTACCAGACTCAACCGTAATGCCATCAGCCTGCGTCGAATTGACCGGGCGTATCCAAGTGTCCGGTTTTGACGTAAATTAAGCAGCCTTCGCGGCTAAACGGCGTATGTACACTGTGGGGCGGGTTGCGCAGCCAAGCCCCCTTGGGATAAGCACCTTGCTCATCTTCAAAAACACCATCGAGGACAAAAATCTCCTCGCCGCCCCAGTGCTGATGGCGCTGGAAGGTTGTCCCCGGTGACCATTTCACAAGGGCAACCTGTTCAGTTCCATAGGCGTGAAGCGGCATCACTTGCAGACCCGGCACTAACCCTGGAAACCAGTCAGCCTGGGAGGTGGCGATCGCCACTCGCTGTTGATCTTGCTGTTGCATTTGCCAGAGTTTCACCAGAATGGTGCAACCGTCTTGACTGTAAGGGCTATGGCTAGACCCGACCGGATTTCGCACGTAGGTGCCTGGCCCATAGTCTCCCTGTTCATCAGAGAAGGTGCCCTCTAGCACCAAAAACTCTTCGCCACCGCCATGGGTGTGGGCTGAAAAGTAGCTGCCCGGTGCATAGCGAACCAAAGAGGTGGCGCGGGCCACTTCTTCACCATCGCGTTCTAACAGGCGGCGTTGAACACCGGCCATGGGCGATGCTTGCCAGGGCAGGTCGTCTGTCAACACAACGACGCGTTCTTTCAAATCAGCATGGAGTTTCATGAATTCTCTAATGGGGGGTGTTTGAGCAAGGTTCGGTTGAACCCATCTAGGGTTTGGGGTTTGGGGTTTGGGGTCTAGGGTCTAGGGTCTAGGGTTTGGGGTTTGGGGTCTGGGGTCTGGAGTTTGGGGTTTGGTCGAAGGCGAACCGCTGTGTGGTTATTGGTTGCGACCGGCCATGACGCCACCATCGACATCCCAAATAGCCCCTGTTACCCAATCTGCCTTATCAGAGAGTAAAAAGGCGATCGCCTCGGCCACATCAAGGGAGGTGCCCACCCGACCCACGGGATGAAAGTTGTTGAAGCCCTGCAGGGCAGACTGCACCTGGTCTTTGGGGATAAAGCCTTCATAGATGGGGGTTGCAACCACAGCGGGTGACACCGCATTGACGCGAATGTTTTTATCCGCCAGTTCCATCGCCAGATGCTGGGTCAGGG contains:
- a CDS encoding cupin domain-containing protein, which translates into the protein MKLHADLKERVVVLTDDLPWQASPMAGVQRRLLERDGEEVARATSLVRYAPGSYFSAHTHGGGEEFLVLEGTFSDEQGDYGPGTYVRNPVGSSHSPYSQDGCTILVKLWQMQQQDQQRVAIATSQADWFPGLVPGLQVMPLHAYGTEQVALVKWSPGTTFQRHQHWGGEEIFVLDGVFEDEQGAYPKGAWLRNPPHSVHTPFSREGCLIYVKTGHLDTPGQFDAG
- a CDS encoding response regulator; its protein translation is MQPPVSSTSAGDILIVDDTINNLRLLSDMLSQSGFCVRKAINGSMALTAVQASKPDLILLDINMPGLDGYEVCDRLKQDLETQEVPVIFLSASDMTEDKIKAFRVGGVDYITKPFHSEEVIARIQHQLLLSQLKSELKTKNQELEDTVSQLKAAQVELVQKEKMLGLSQLIAGISHEINNPMSFIVGNLEPASQYFFDLVNVLNLYRQRYPNPGEDIEAAIARADLNFIIDDFANVVKSMETGTSRICEIIQALRTFSHQGEATIKTINLHTTLDSILVLLKPRLGGQGKRPSVNIHCNYGKLPLVTCDARLVSQAILHVLDNAIDAINVLWEGRQFSKDILHASRQEPEIIITTDSPHPGLASVSIRDNGIGIDEEIKSRIYEPFFTTKSVDQGNGLGLSISYQTIVSQHQGNLFFTSSPLKGSEFTIQIPADLKS